The Deltaproteobacteria bacterium genome window below encodes:
- a CDS encoding ATP-dependent Clp protease ATP-binding subunit, with amino-acid sequence MQIVLNPVSGNKRDLIDRIRSDVRLFNQYYQIIPEHLETGLVKDLEQLINRDIAGELKLLLYDPVQPSNIYLEKSYRVETTSRLQRLGSATRGDANWEERREIPSPYEFDIVIYFTDPFERLGPAQQKQRMDGFEFSWFDLSLLGDSAEIAAEENRPEQPQSVVEWETPQEQHPPVRASAMDVKISVHADKSILSSPFRAGKPLILASYSDSRKLMDEFVSVARSMRLRPFQWTYAEGLKAVTAATYAEEDTFLLHRNKKLSPFQVLGAIRNEPIKNAVYLLEDFHYYLMRESLQGSEFAEMISAIKSMPEALTRAGSFLVILAPTLDLPPEIAPIFDNFRGDLGNRSMQSLERFGIDLTKLVLENKIKPMVGREAEIQECLKVLSRMEANNPLLVGKAGVGKTAIVEGLARRIVQGDVPRSFLQKRLFTLNLNAVVSGTKYRGEFEKRIEALLEEVKANASKLIVFIDEIHTLLGMGSAEGSTGAENILKPYLARGEFPCIGATTYEEYRKYIEPDRALARRFQVVEVPEPDAQQTIKILMGIKGIYEKHHRVEIREDAVVKCVELAAKFLPNQYFPGKAVKMLDSICASALFSGSDTVTPDLVGKEFSKLVHPATVDVVPYQEQLIK; translated from the coding sequence TTGCAGATTGTACTTAATCCAGTCTCTGGAAACAAACGCGACCTCATCGATCGAATCCGATCGGATGTCCGGTTATTCAACCAATATTACCAAATTATTCCAGAACATCTTGAGACGGGCCTGGTGAAAGATTTGGAGCAACTGATCAACCGGGATATTGCCGGAGAATTGAAGTTGCTTCTCTACGACCCTGTTCAGCCCTCAAATATCTACCTTGAGAAGAGTTACCGTGTTGAGACTACTTCCCGCTTGCAGCGCTTAGGGTCTGCAACGCGTGGGGACGCCAATTGGGAGGAAAGACGCGAGATCCCCAGCCCGTATGAATTTGACATTGTCATTTACTTCACCGACCCCTTCGAGCGTTTGGGGCCTGCCCAACAAAAACAGCGGATGGATGGATTTGAGTTCAGCTGGTTTGACCTGTCACTGCTGGGAGATTCTGCTGAGATTGCTGCTGAAGAGAATCGTCCTGAGCAGCCGCAAAGCGTTGTAGAATGGGAAACTCCACAAGAACAGCACCCGCCTGTGCGAGCTTCTGCGATGGACGTGAAAATCAGTGTCCACGCCGACAAGTCTATATTGTCGTCTCCCTTCCGGGCAGGAAAGCCGCTCATCCTCGCGTCGTACAGCGATTCCAGAAAACTGATGGATGAGTTTGTGAGTGTGGCCCGCTCGATGAGGCTCAGGCCATTTCAGTGGACCTACGCAGAGGGGTTGAAGGCGGTAACCGCTGCGACCTACGCGGAGGAGGATACCTTTTTGCTGCATCGGAATAAAAAGCTGTCACCCTTTCAAGTGTTGGGTGCCATCCGAAACGAACCCATCAAGAACGCCGTCTATTTGCTGGAAGATTTTCATTACTATCTGATGCGGGAGAGCCTGCAAGGCTCGGAATTTGCCGAGATGATCTCGGCGATCAAATCTATGCCTGAGGCTCTGACGAGGGCTGGAAGTTTTCTGGTCATCCTGGCCCCGACTCTCGATCTTCCCCCCGAGATCGCACCCATTTTCGACAATTTTCGCGGAGATCTCGGCAATCGGTCGATGCAGTCACTGGAGAGATTCGGAATCGATCTGACCAAGCTTGTTTTGGAGAACAAGATCAAGCCCATGGTGGGGCGTGAGGCCGAGATTCAGGAGTGTTTGAAGGTCCTCTCGCGGATGGAGGCCAACAATCCTCTCTTGGTGGGCAAGGCAGGGGTTGGAAAGACGGCTATCGTTGAGGGACTGGCCCGGCGGATCGTCCAGGGCGATGTGCCTCGCTCGTTTCTTCAGAAGCGGCTTTTTACGCTCAATCTCAATGCCGTGGTGTCGGGCACAAAATATCGGGGTGAATTTGAAAAAAGAATTGAGGCTTTGCTGGAAGAAGTGAAGGCCAATGCCTCAAAACTCATTGTGTTTATTGATGAGATCCATACGCTGTTGGGGATGGGCAGTGCGGAGGGTTCTACGGGAGCTGAAAACATTCTCAAGCCGTATCTGGCACGCGGTGAGTTTCCCTGCATTGGTGCGACAACGTACGAGGAATACCGCAAATACATCGAGCCAGATCGGGCGCTGGCCAGGCGATTCCAGGTGGTGGAGGTTCCGGAGCCGGATGCTCAGCAGACAATCAAAATTCTCATGGGCATCAAGGGCATTTATGAAAAACATCATCGGGTGGAGATTCGGGAAGATGCAGTTGTGAAATGTGTCGAGCTGGCGGCGAAATTCCTCCCGAACCAGTATTTTCCAGGAAAAGCCGTCAAGATGCTGGATAGCATCTGTGCCTCTGCCTTGTTTTCCGGAAGCGATACGGTCACTCCAGACCTGGTGGGCAAAGAATTTTCGAAACTTGTTCACCCGGCAACTGTCGATGTTGTGCCTTATCAGGAGCAGCTCATAAAATGA